Proteins from a genomic interval of Fusarium oxysporum Fo47 chromosome I, complete sequence:
- a CDS encoding uncharacterized protein (expressed protein) yields the protein MPVRRSLQAPDPDGCYLTKGHNVTCKIEQAIKKDDHGELRDMAMEIGIDWGKEDNAGRVRLAIFGCEILLLLWPHHQLIDKGFLNREIELLCKLEGKLLRGVNPSRREREFVKALRGGLHDEWLKAIRWQAKKVLEKTEP from the coding sequence ATGCCTgtcagaagaagcctgcaggCACCCGATCCCGACGGGTGTTATCTGACGAAAGGTCACAATGTGACCTGTAAAATCGAGCAAGCTATCAAGAAAGACGATCACGGCGAGCTTCGTGATATGGCGATGGAAATCGGAATAGACTGGGGAAAAGAGGATAATGCCGGCCGCGTTAGATTGGCAATCTTTGGTTGCGagatcctcctgctcttaTGGCCTCACCATCAGCTAATCGACAAAGGCTTCCTTAATCGCGAGATAGAGCTGCTTTGTAAGCTAGAAGGGAAGTTGCTCAGAGGGGTGAATCCAAGCcggagggaaagggaattcGTCAAGGCCCTTCGCGGCGGCTTGCACGATGAGTGGCTCAAGGCCATCCGGtggcaggccaagaaggtacTGGAGAAGACTGAACCTTGA